The Microbacterium paraoxydans genome includes a window with the following:
- a CDS encoding LacI family DNA-binding transcriptional regulator, which produces MTLHDVAAAAGVSIATVSRALNGKERVSGATAEHVARVAEQLGYRVNLIGRGLREGTGATIGVVVPVISNPFYGELVHRLEDHLQRRGFDLVIADSHGDVDRERARLRMLVERRVEGVFVVPSDAELSFDAVADTAQRLPLVQVDRRVLDLDADFVGVDNDHGIGLAVDHLASRGASRIVLVSGNDVTSVGRERRAAFESIVRARSLPVEENVFGEYLLSFGESAVARLRARGPLPDAIVAGDDLVAAGAIAALKRAGLRVPGDILITGFDGTMLADVCEPRLTTVVQPFDELAAEAVEALVRRMDDPETPYALRRVTPTLRVAESTSPPPGA; this is translated from the coding sequence GTGACGCTGCACGATGTGGCAGCCGCGGCCGGGGTGTCGATCGCCACGGTGTCCCGCGCGCTGAACGGCAAGGAGCGCGTGTCCGGAGCCACCGCGGAGCATGTGGCGCGGGTGGCCGAGCAGCTCGGCTACCGGGTCAACCTCATCGGCCGCGGTCTGCGCGAGGGCACGGGCGCGACCATCGGCGTCGTCGTCCCGGTGATCAGCAACCCGTTCTACGGCGAACTCGTCCACCGGCTCGAGGACCACCTGCAGCGTCGCGGGTTCGATCTCGTCATCGCGGACTCGCACGGCGATGTCGACCGCGAGCGCGCCCGCCTGCGCATGCTCGTCGAGCGCCGTGTCGAGGGGGTCTTCGTCGTTCCGTCCGACGCGGAGCTGTCCTTCGACGCCGTCGCCGACACCGCCCAGCGGCTCCCGCTGGTCCAGGTCGACCGGCGGGTGCTGGACCTCGATGCCGACTTCGTCGGGGTGGACAACGATCATGGCATCGGGCTCGCCGTCGACCATCTGGCCTCCCGCGGCGCCTCTCGCATCGTCCTCGTGTCGGGCAACGACGTGACGTCGGTCGGCCGCGAGCGCCGCGCCGCGTTCGAGTCGATCGTCCGTGCGCGGTCGCTGCCGGTGGAGGAGAACGTGTTCGGCGAGTACCTTCTCTCCTTCGGAGAGTCCGCCGTCGCGCGGCTGCGGGCCCGCGGTCCGCTTCCCGATGCGATCGTCGCGGGGGACGACCTGGTCGCCGCGGGCGCGATCGCCGCGTTGAAGCGCGCAGGCCTGCGCGTCCCGGGCGACATCCTCATCACAGGGTTCGACGGCACCATGCTGGCGGACGTGTGCGAGCCGCGGCTCACGACCGTGGTCCAGCCGTTCGACGAGCTCGCCGCGGAAGCGGTGGAAGCGCTCGTGCGGCGGATGGACGATCCGGAGACGCCATACGCCCTGCGGCGCGTGACGCCGACTCTGCGCGTGGCGGAGTCGACGTCTCCCCCGCCGGGCGCGTGA
- the uriT gene encoding MFS transporter: MHTTALRPRTAVAPLMVALLAACLAFQLNASMLSPALVTMERELDATASEIAATQTVFFTAAALFTLFLPRLGDLIGRRRVLVGMLVVMAVGCVVAALATNVPMLFVGRLIQGVSGPVVPLCLIMLRAAVSDPKMYGTLLGVVTAVNGGIAGGDALLGGYLATNHGFASIFWTMAGVAVVAALVVRLLAPETMAEDRPRMDWWGSLLLVVSVGSMLIALNELGKLAEADVLLVVVLAVVSVVSFLAFWKLEGALRDPLVSPAQLKQRATWALSATSLLTLSGIFAVMNGVVPALAQDTAMGLAMSAEEVSFWILMPYALAGLLMGPLTGRLAATVGYRAMLRIGLVGTIVVLVLMVANVGTSSRIILLFLSVAAGITYAGIGNIMLNGLGVVLSPTEKPGSLPGLNTGAINLGAGLSFVVIYAAQTSFGGSGDAAGGYVAALLTGAVVLAGALTFSLFIPKPVHAELTR, encoded by the coding sequence ATGCACACCACCGCCCTCCGGCCCCGAACGGCCGTCGCGCCCCTGATGGTCGCCCTCCTCGCGGCCTGCCTCGCGTTCCAGCTCAACGCGAGCATGCTCAGCCCGGCGCTGGTCACGATGGAGCGCGAGCTCGACGCGACGGCCTCCGAGATCGCCGCCACCCAGACGGTGTTCTTCACCGCCGCCGCCCTGTTCACCCTCTTCCTCCCGCGGCTGGGCGACCTCATCGGACGGCGCCGGGTGCTCGTCGGCATGCTCGTGGTGATGGCGGTCGGCTGCGTGGTCGCGGCGCTCGCGACCAACGTCCCGATGCTCTTCGTCGGCCGCCTCATCCAGGGTGTCTCCGGTCCCGTCGTCCCGCTGTGTCTGATCATGCTGCGCGCGGCCGTCAGCGACCCGAAGATGTACGGCACCCTGCTCGGCGTCGTGACAGCCGTCAACGGCGGGATCGCCGGCGGCGACGCGCTGCTCGGCGGCTACCTCGCCACGAACCACGGTTTCGCCTCGATCTTCTGGACCATGGCCGGCGTCGCTGTGGTCGCGGCACTCGTCGTGCGCCTTCTCGCCCCGGAGACGATGGCGGAGGACCGCCCGCGCATGGACTGGTGGGGGTCGTTGCTCCTGGTCGTCTCCGTCGGATCGATGCTCATCGCCCTGAACGAGCTCGGGAAGCTCGCAGAGGCGGACGTGCTCCTGGTGGTCGTGCTGGCCGTCGTCTCCGTGGTGTCCTTCCTCGCGTTCTGGAAGCTCGAGGGTGCGCTGCGGGACCCGCTCGTCTCGCCCGCCCAGTTGAAGCAGCGTGCCACCTGGGCGCTCTCCGCGACATCGTTGCTGACACTCTCCGGGATCTTCGCGGTGATGAACGGCGTGGTCCCTGCACTGGCGCAGGACACCGCGATGGGACTCGCGATGAGCGCGGAGGAGGTGTCGTTCTGGATCCTGATGCCGTACGCGCTGGCGGGCCTGCTGATGGGACCCCTCACCGGACGGCTCGCCGCGACGGTGGGCTACCGGGCGATGCTGCGGATCGGGCTGGTCGGCACGATCGTGGTGCTCGTGCTGATGGTCGCGAACGTCGGAACCTCGTCGCGGATCATCCTGCTGTTCCTCTCGGTCGCCGCCGGCATCACCTACGCCGGCATCGGCAACATCATGTTGAACGGCCTGGGGGTCGTGCTGTCGCCCACGGAGAAGCCGGGCTCCCTCCCCGGGCTGAACACCGGTGCGATCAACCTCGGGGCCGGGCTGAGCTTCGTCGTGATCTACGCGGCCCAGACGTCGTTCGGCGGCAGCGGGGACGCGGCGGGTGGCTACGTCGCCGCGCTCCTCACCGGTGCCGTCGTGCTCGCCGGCGCGCTGACGTTCTCCCTCTTCATCCCGAAGCCCGTCCATGCCGAGCTGACCCGCTGA
- a CDS encoding calcium:proton antiporter, which yields MIQSFITRTDVLRVALGWGAFAALLALHPLLAPPVPGPLLVVALLAIVAVILVCAFGVVKQAEALAHRLGDPYGSLVLTLSIVLIEVILISAVMLGPGEHATIARDSVMAVSMIILNLVIGLALLLGGLRHRGMAHNRTGTSAYLSMLVVLVALAFGLPGLIGDNGAYTIGQEIPIIVLTLALYAFFLFRQMGAQADDFTEVDERLRPVRAAEREEPRTPIREVLAAHRVEVLTRLVLLVVTVVPIVLLSHDMAALLDDGLGRLGAPIALAGLLIAGIVFLPESITSIRAALNGEAQRVNNLCHGALVSTVGLTIPAVLLIGMLTGQEVVLAESPANLLMLAVTLLLSLTTFAAKRVTAMHGAAHLATFAVYVLILFS from the coding sequence ATGATCCAGTCGTTCATCACCCGCACCGATGTGCTGCGCGTGGCGCTGGGGTGGGGGGCGTTCGCCGCCCTGCTCGCCCTGCACCCGCTGCTCGCGCCGCCCGTGCCCGGGCCGCTCCTGGTGGTGGCCCTCCTCGCGATCGTCGCCGTCATCCTCGTGTGCGCCTTCGGGGTCGTGAAGCAGGCCGAGGCCCTCGCCCACCGACTGGGCGACCCCTACGGCTCTCTGGTGCTGACGCTGTCGATCGTGCTCATCGAGGTGATCCTCATCTCGGCGGTCATGCTCGGACCGGGCGAGCACGCCACGATCGCGCGCGACTCGGTCATGGCCGTGTCGATGATCATCCTCAACCTCGTGATCGGTCTGGCCCTCCTCCTCGGCGGCCTCCGCCATCGGGGGATGGCGCACAACCGCACCGGCACGTCCGCGTACCTGTCGATGCTCGTGGTCCTCGTCGCCCTGGCGTTCGGGCTCCCCGGCCTCATCGGCGACAACGGTGCGTACACGATCGGCCAGGAGATCCCGATCATCGTGCTCACCCTCGCCCTCTACGCGTTCTTCCTGTTCCGGCAGATGGGTGCGCAGGCCGATGACTTCACCGAGGTGGACGAGCGGCTGCGACCGGTCCGTGCGGCGGAGAGGGAAGAACCCCGGACCCCCATTCGCGAGGTGCTCGCGGCCCACCGCGTCGAGGTGCTGACCCGCCTCGTGCTCCTCGTCGTCACGGTCGTCCCGATCGTGCTGCTCTCGCACGACATGGCGGCCCTGCTCGACGATGGTCTCGGCCGGCTCGGCGCTCCGATCGCCCTGGCGGGACTGCTGATCGCGGGCATCGTGTTCCTCCCCGAGTCGATCACCTCGATCCGCGCCGCCCTGAACGGAGAGGCGCAGCGGGTGAACAACCTCTGCCACGGCGCGCTCGTCTCGACGGTCGGCCTGACCATCCCGGCGGTCCTCCTGATCGGCATGCTCACCGGCCAGGAGGTGGTGCTCGCCGAGTCGCCGGCGAACCTCCTCATGCTCGCCGTGACGCTGCTGCTCTCGCTGACGACGTTCGCGGCGAAGCGGGTCACCGCGATGCACGGCGCGGCGCACCTGGCGACCTTCGCCGTCTACGTCCTCATCCTCTTCAGCTGA
- a CDS encoding SDR family oxidoreductase: protein MTRTYVVTGSASGIGAATAELLRSQGHTVIGVDLAGVEVDGDLSTHEGRLTAASAVVEAADDGIDAVIACAGISAPISKTVSINFFGVTEFLTALQPTLSLADAPRAAVVSSMASLQPVSPELVDAALAGDEARAIEIGDRLAATPEAGFLNYSSSKRALSRWVRRESVTPAWAGAGIPLNAVAPGTVTTAMTAGLLDSPEGLAMVDAAVPMPLNYHQPASSIAELLVWLTSPANTHMAGQTIYCDGGADAVLRGDDIWSWNDAPQG from the coding sequence ATGACCCGCACCTATGTCGTCACCGGATCGGCATCCGGCATCGGCGCCGCCACCGCCGAACTGCTCCGCTCTCAGGGCCACACCGTCATCGGCGTCGACCTCGCCGGCGTCGAGGTCGACGGAGATCTGTCCACCCACGAGGGGCGGCTGACCGCGGCGAGCGCCGTGGTCGAGGCGGCCGACGACGGGATCGACGCCGTCATCGCCTGCGCCGGCATCTCGGCTCCGATCTCGAAGACGGTGTCCATCAACTTCTTCGGCGTGACGGAGTTCCTGACCGCGCTGCAGCCCACGCTGAGCCTGGCCGACGCACCCCGCGCCGCCGTGGTGTCGTCGATGGCCTCGCTGCAGCCGGTGTCGCCCGAGCTCGTCGACGCCGCCCTCGCCGGCGACGAGGCGCGCGCGATCGAGATCGGCGACCGCCTGGCCGCGACGCCCGAGGCCGGGTTCCTCAACTACTCGTCCAGCAAGCGCGCCCTGTCGCGCTGGGTCCGTCGCGAGAGCGTCACCCCGGCGTGGGCGGGAGCGGGCATCCCGCTGAACGCCGTCGCCCCCGGTACCGTCACCACGGCGATGACGGCCGGCCTGCTCGACTCGCCCGAGGGCCTGGCCATGGTGGATGCCGCCGTGCCGATGCCGCTGAACTACCACCAGCCGGCGTCCTCCATCGCCGAGCTGCTCGTCTGGCTGACCAGTCCGGCCAACACCCACATGGCGGGGCAGACGATCTACTGTGACGGCGGGGCCGACGCGGTGCTGCGCGGCGACGACATCTGGTCCTGGAACGACGCCCCGCAGGGCTGA
- a CDS encoding MarR family winged helix-turn-helix transcriptional regulator → MTTGEDVAGIHLALVRVVSEWSESDLQRQVAEAVDVALDPSAIRALYLLGMNGGAMGFGDLAAHATLSRPTTSKLVARMATHGVVDPVRSGRTVEVRLTDAGRTAYARLVEAGHRMVDDALAGWSPDEIDGFRRQLGRFVTALSGTPPVVSIKEETS, encoded by the coding sequence ATGACCACCGGCGAAGACGTCGCCGGCATCCACCTGGCCCTCGTCCGGGTGGTGTCGGAATGGAGTGAGAGCGACCTGCAACGTCAGGTCGCCGAAGCCGTCGACGTCGCCCTCGATCCGTCCGCCATCCGCGCGCTCTACCTGCTCGGGATGAACGGGGGTGCGATGGGCTTCGGCGACCTGGCCGCGCACGCGACGCTGTCGCGGCCGACCACGTCGAAGCTCGTCGCCCGCATGGCGACGCACGGCGTCGTGGACCCCGTGCGCTCGGGACGCACGGTCGAGGTCCGCCTGACGGACGCGGGCCGGACGGCCTATGCGCGCCTGGTCGAGGCCGGCCATCGCATGGTCGACGATGCGCTCGCAGGCTGGTCACCGGACGAGATCGACGGATTCCGCCGCCAGCTCGGCCGCTTCGTCACCGCACTGTCCGGCACGCCGCCGGTCGTGTCCATCAAGGAGGAAACCTCATGA
- a CDS encoding SRPBCC family protein translates to MSRFTQAAATMHTLSLAAMEEASRLGVHDADIDHLLLALTLDADTGGQVLRRAGIRLDTARAAVEAQHAGQLLAMGIDAPAVGPGRIVFHETDGYDWTERALAVLRAASQGGRRGDSAAVLRALLAEPSGLIAAILGRLAVTEDDLTAQLDEVEGTARSPQPGRKPAAGGITGSRSMFVPAADAEVRAVLADPERLPEWEQSVAGVLPAGSDGPWEAFAPTTSPDGRPLRRKPEFHRLCVIRDEKDGALTWRFEYPDAPHANPRTLTMALEPAAGGTQLRATITWETGPRGPVRRALQAPLRPLWRGLVFIQLAQVESGITRLFR, encoded by the coding sequence ATGAGCCGGTTCACGCAGGCGGCTGCCACCATGCACACGCTGTCGCTCGCGGCGATGGAGGAGGCGTCGCGCCTCGGCGTGCACGACGCGGACATCGATCATCTGCTGCTCGCTCTCACGCTCGATGCGGACACCGGCGGGCAGGTGCTCCGGAGGGCCGGGATCCGCCTCGATACCGCCCGGGCGGCCGTCGAGGCGCAGCACGCGGGGCAGCTCCTCGCCATGGGGATCGATGCCCCGGCGGTGGGTCCGGGTCGCATCGTCTTCCACGAGACCGACGGCTACGACTGGACCGAGCGTGCCCTCGCGGTGCTCCGAGCCGCATCCCAAGGAGGTCGCCGCGGGGACTCCGCCGCCGTACTTCGCGCCCTGCTCGCGGAACCCAGCGGCCTGATCGCCGCCATCCTCGGCCGGCTGGCCGTGACGGAAGACGACCTCACGGCCCAGCTCGACGAGGTCGAAGGCACCGCGCGCTCCCCTCAGCCGGGCCGAAAGCCGGCCGCCGGGGGGATCACCGGGTCCCGCTCGATGTTCGTGCCGGCCGCCGACGCCGAGGTCCGGGCGGTGCTCGCCGATCCTGAACGGCTCCCGGAGTGGGAGCAGAGCGTCGCCGGCGTCCTCCCCGCCGGGAGTGACGGCCCCTGGGAGGCGTTCGCCCCGACGACATCGCCGGACGGACGACCCCTGCGCCGCAAGCCCGAATTCCATCGCCTCTGCGTGATCCGGGACGAAAAGGACGGGGCGCTCACCTGGCGCTTCGAGTACCCCGACGCGCCCCATGCGAATCCGCGCACCCTCACGATGGCACTCGAACCGGCCGCGGGAGGGACGCAGCTCCGCGCGACGATCACGTGGGAGACCGGGCCCCGCGGTCCGGTGCGACGGGCACTGCAGGCACCGCTGCGTCCGCTCTGGCGCGGCCTCGTCTTCATCCAGCTCGCGCAGGTGGAGAGCGGGATCACCCGCCTCTTCCGCTGA